The Bacteroidota bacterium genome includes the window GGGAATTGTGGTGCGTAACGGAATATTGCTGGTTGAGTTTACCGATTTGCTTATGGAGCAAGGAATGGAGTTGAAAGCCGCGATTATTGAGGCCGGCCGAACCAGGATGACACCGGTAATTTTAACCGCATCGGCAACTATACTTGGCTTGATTCCTTTGGCGGTAGGATTAAACATCGATTTTGTGACCTTATTCACGGTGTTTAATCCGCATATTTTCTTTGGAGGAGACAGTGTTGCGTTTTGGGGACCATTGAGCTGGACCATGATTTTTGGTTTGAGTTTCGCCACTTTTTTAACCTTGATTTTAGTTCCTGCAATGTATTTATTAGCGATGCGATTGAAACAGAAACTTGGATTGGTAAAAGCTTAGATTTTTAAATCACTCACATAAAAAGCGGAGTTCCCTAGTGGAGCTCCGCTTTTTATTTTGTATCGCACTACTGTTCTCTTTAGGAGTGTAATTTAAAGAGTAAGCGTTATATCTGTTAAGGCGAAATATTGGGAGCTAACAGCACTTTGTTAATCAGTGATCTTTCGTTAAAACCATTGCTCCTCTTTTAAAAAATGTGAGAATTTAAGTATGCAGAAGGTTGTAATTTTTACTGAATAAGTTCAATTTTTTTAACAATGGTTTTACTACCATTAACAAGTTTTAGAAAGTATGTTCCTGGTGAAAAATTGCTTAAATCTACTGTGAAACTGCTTGTTCCGGAGGGAATATTGTTTTGCATAATTTCCCTTCCGAGTAAGTCATGCACAAAAAGTTTTTGCTTTGAAGAATTGGTGTTCAATAACTTCACGGTAAAGATGCCATGTGAAGGATTTGGATATACCAAAAAGCTATTGTTGTCCGCTATGGAATTAACGCTAATGGTATTGGTTAGCCAAGACTTTCCATCTAGTTTCCAGGCTGTATATGTTTCAGGTTGAATGCCCGAATCGTAAATTAAATGATGCAATGCTGTAACAGCAACATCGGTATGTACCGGCGATTGTTTCATCAAATTTTTATTTACACCTGTAGAATTAAAGATTCCTGTTGCTAAAAAGTTATAGGTACCAGGGTCGGAGGCTGAAATTTGTTGTGGAGTAACAGAGTTGCCTGATGCAATGAACCAAATATGTCGTTCGGCCCAAGAGTTTCCTCCATGCACAAATCCGGTTCCTCCATGATCGGTTACCACTAAAATTAGCCAATCTTCGCCTGCATAATTGCTTCGCATTTTTAGCGCATTGAGCAATATTCCTACTTGAGCATCTGCGTATTCTATAGCCGTTAAATACTGTGCATTGCCGGGATTAAAAGTGCTGGAGTGACCTTCGCGATCAACCGCTTCATAATAGGCAAAGAGGCAATCGAGATTAGTATCGGCCAATTGGCGCAATGCTTCAGCGGTGGTTGAATCGCCTCCGTTTGCTGTTTGAATTTTGGCATCCATGCCATCGTTGTAAACGAAATTATTTAAAGCTTCCCATTCCGAAATTTGTACGCAACGCAAATTGGGTTTAATTTCTTTGGCTCGTTTAGTAAAGTAAGGATAGCTATTAAAACTGCTGTTGGCATACGAATTAGCTTTTACTCCGTGTTTATTCCACCAGGTTCCGGTCATGATGCTTGACCAAGAAGGGCCTGAAATGGTGATACCACAATGCCAGGAATCATAAGTGTATAAGCTTGTGCTGATGAGCGAATCGAGATACGGGGTACTTGCTTGTTGCAAGGCATCGGAGCGGCAGCCGTCGATGCCAATAATTAGCACTTTACGGGATTGTGATGCTGTACTTGTAAAGCACATCAAACAAGCACTGAGCAACATAAATACAAATAGCCTTGGCAAAGTTTTTTTCATTGCATTAAGGGTGCTGTGTTTTACAAAATTATAAATTAACTCATATCCTAAATTTTTCTGTTTTAGTGTAAATGCTTAATTAAACTAACCAAGCTGTGTTTAATGAGTACTGGTAATGTGAACAATAAATTCCTTCAGTACTACAAAGTTGATTTTAAAACTTTTTTACCCTCTTTAAAACGATAGCTGAAGCTGTTTTAATTGCTCTGCTTCAGTGTTTAAAAAAAGTTTTTGAACCATCATTGACGAGGTTTAATATCACCGTGCATAGGTTAGTAAGATTCTAGCTTTTTAGTTTATTGAACCGCCCTTAATTAGACTACTTTTATAAAAAATTTTTATGAAAAAAATACTCTTACTATTAAGTTTAATTGCCAACAATGTTAGTTCACAAAATTTACAGGAAACTGAAAATATTCAACACTCAAGCGGTTGGGTAAATACACTGCGAAAAACTTTTCAAGCACCCTTTGGCAATCCAAATTCGTTAAAAGATAGTGTTGTGAGTAATTATGATACTAATTGCAATTTAACGCGACGTAGCTTTTACAGAAGAAACTCTAACAATACATTAATTTTGATTTCAGATTACACTTATGCAAACTACGATACGAGCGGTAATTTTTTTCAATTTATAATACAAACATTTAACAATACAACTGGAGCTTCGCTTTCTAAATTTAAAACAAGCTATAGTTATCATCAATCCAATTTGCTTGCAGACACAACCTTTCAAGAAGTTTCAGGGACCTGGAATCCAGCTATTGCTTATCAACATTTTTATACAAGTAGTCGACCTGACTCCTCTTACGAATTTAGCTATGATACGATTACTACCAATTGGACTATTAGCTCAAAAACCTATTTTACATTTGTTGATACACAAAATAGGCCGTTGAAAACGATACGCTATTTTTTATCGGGAGGAACTAGCTATATGCTCCAACGAATAGATACCATGGCTTATTTGAATAGTACATCCAATTTGCTCAGTTATGAAAAAAGCATTCAATACGCAAATAATTTACCTTATACAGCTAACACTAAGGTTTCAAGCTATGATTCCTATGCTAATTTAACACTCTCTAAAACTTTTTTGTGGAATGCTCCACAAACCTTTGAAACACTAATTGATAGTAGCTTAAATTACTACCTTAACCCGGCATTAAAATTAGTTGCTGATTCTTCTTATAGCTACACTTTTGATATTTCAACCGGAGCATTTCAACTACTGCTTCGTGGGAAAAATACATTTGATGCGAATTCAAACTATATAAATTTCAACTACGAATACGCTTCCTCTCCAAACGGACCATTTACCCCTTTTGTAAACATTGAGTACGAATGGACTGCTTGTGTTCCTACTTTACTACCAAAGCTAACTAGGGCACCTTTATTAAATTTTTATCCCAATCCTAGCAATGGGAAAATCATTCTTGAAGGTGTAGTTTCGTATTATGAAGTGTATTCAGTCGTAGGCCAATTAATTACATCATCGACAGTTTCTGCTGATCAAAAAATTATTGAATTTACAAACCTAAAAAGCGGGGTGTATTTTTTACGGTTGGGTGATGGAAAAAACATGCAAACGAAAAAGTTGCTGATAGAATAATTGTATCCATTTTTTAATTTATATCAAAAACGTTTTCCATTGTTCTAATGGGGTTTAAACTATTTCTGCTAATTTACTTAACTTAGCAGTTCAAATAAGCGAGTGATCCCAAAAGAAACCATCGATAAAATTTTTGAAACTGCCCGAGTAGAAGAGGTGGTAGGAGATTTTGTGTCGCTTAAGCGGAGGGGTGTTAATTTACTAGGCAATTGCCCCTTTCACAATGAAAAAACACCTTCGTTTACCGTATCTCCGGCAAAGGGAATTTACAAATGTTTTGGTTGCGGGAAAGGCGGAAATTCGGTAAATTTTATCATGGAACACGAGTCGCTCTCGTATCCGGAAGCATTAAAATACCTGGCTAAAAAATACAATATTGAGGTTCCGGAAGTAGAGCTGAGTGCCGAACAAATTGAACACGACAATGAGCGTGAAAGTATATTTTTAGTTACGGCTTTTGCACAAAAATATTTTACTGAACAATTGCATCATTCGCCCGAAGGAGTTGCCATTGGTTTAAGCTATTTTAAAGAACGAGGGTTTAGAGAGGACATCATTGAAAAGTTTCAGTTAGGCTATTCGCATGACAAATGGCGAAACTTTACAGATGCGGCTCTTGAAGCAGGTTATAAAACCGATTATTTAATTCGTTCGGGGCTCACCATACGTAGCGAGAAAACGCCCTCAGTTGATATTGCCGATGAGCAAACTATTCACGGCGAAAAAAGAGAACGCTTGTTTGATCGATTTTCGGGACGTGTACTATTTCCGGTACATAACATATCGGGAAGAGTAATTGCATTTGGTGGAAGAATATTGGGTTCGGATAAAAAAGTTGCCAAGTACATTAACTCACCCGAAACCGAAATTTACCACAAGAGCAATGTGCTGTATGGCTTGTACTTCGCAAAGAAAGCGATATTGGCTAAGGATGTTTGTTTTTTAGTGGAAGGTTATACCGACGTTATTTCATTGTTTCAAGCGGGCATTGAAAATGTGGTGGCTTCGAGTGGAACATCCTTAACTGTGGAGCAAATTCGTTTGATACATCGGTATACAAAAAACATCACCATTTTGTATGACGGAGATACAGCAGGAATAAAAGCTTCGTTTAGAGGGATTGATTTGATTTTGGAGGAGGGAATGAATGTTAAGGTGTTGTTGTTTCCGGATGGAGAAGATCCTGACTCATACAGTAAAAAAGTGAGTAGCGCCGAATTGGAAGAATTTATTTCTAAAAATTCTCTTGATTTTATTCGCTTTAAAACCGGCTTGTTGTATGAAGAAACGCGACATGATCCCATAAAAAAAGCCGGGCTCATTCATAATATTGTTGAAACTATTTCGCTTATACCGGATGCTATATCGCGCTCGGTGTATGTAAAAGAGTGCAGCAGGATAATGGATATGGGGGAGCAGATTTTGCTTACCGAGCTGAATAAATTACGCCGCAAGAAACTTGGTGCTGCAGCCGAAAAAGCAGGAGATGAAAACTTTACAAGCAGTTTTTCGGAAGCGGCGATAGCAGATGAAGAACAAGACATTATTGTTGAAGATGCTATTGAATTTCAGGAACGGGATATTATTCGCTTGCTGGTTAATTTTGGAAATCGTGAAATAAATTTTGAAGTAGTTGATGAGGAACAAAACACCCAAACCGTTACTACCACTGTTGCTGAGCGCATACATTTTGAAATTACGAACGACCAATTAACATTTGAAAATAAAAACTACGAGTTAATTTTTGCTGAAGTAGCACAACATTTAGCCGATGAAAAAGTGCCGGATGTAAATTATTTTACACAACATCACGACCCGTTAATTCAACAATTGGCCATTGATATGGTGAGCAATAAATACGAGCTAAGTCAACATTGGGAGCGACATCACATTAATGTGCAAACCGAAGAAATGGTGTTGAAACAATCGGTATATAGTGCGCTATTTTCGTTGAAAAACACCAAGGTGATGAAGTTGATTTCTGAGAATCAACAGCAATTAAAAGAATTTAAAGATTTAAATGAGGAGAGTCTGCAAGCTTTAATTGAGCAGCAACAAGCTTTGTTGGAGGCTAAGAAACATTTTTCGCTGCAATTGGGGCGGATTATTTTGAAATGACGGGAACAAATATGAAAAAAACAATTTATATTCTTTTGTTTCATGTGCTTTACGTTCACTGTTTAATGGCACAAACGCCAATATACAATTGGGCAAATGTCACCGAGGGCTCTTTCATTGATAATGATGGTAATTATATTGCCTTGGACAAAACTGGCAGCATTTACAAAACAGGTTTCTTTCAAGGAACAATGGATTTTGACCCCGGTGCGGGAGTTTTTAATTTAACATCTTCAGGGAATGAAGATATTTTTATTTCAAAGTTAGATTCAAATGGAAATTTCATTTGGGCAAGGAACTTTGGAGGACCAGGAAATGATCATGGTATTTCGATAGCTGTGGGTGTTATGAACAATATTTATGTAACCGGCTACTTTGAAATCTACTCTGACTTTGATCCTGGTCCAGGAACTTTTAATCTAACATCTAATGGTAACTTTGATGTTTTTATTCTAAAAATAAATGCTTCGGGAGATTTTGTTTGGGCAAAAAACATGGGTGGCTCCGCCTCAGACAAAGGTATAAGTATTGCTCTGGATAGTCTTGAAAATAGTTATGCAACCGGCTATTTTGTTGGCATAGCTGATTTTGATCCTAGTTTGACAATTTTCAATTTAACCTCTAACCTTTCGAGTTCGTTTGTTTTAAAATTGGATTCAAATGGAATTTTAGTATGGGCAATACCTACAGGTGAGTCAACGAATGCAACCTCATTTGCCATAGACAGCAATGGGAATTCCTATACTGCTGGCCTATTCAATTCGTTGACCATAGATTTTGATCCCGGTCCAGGAATTTTTAGTCTGCAAAATGGGGAGGGTGTTTTTATTTCCAAGTTCGACTCGTATGGCAATTTTGTTTGGGCAAGAGGTTTTTCAAGTACCTTTGCTTTGCGAATCAGAAGTATAGCAACAGATGTTCAAGGCAATATATATTCAACAGGATACTTTAGTGGGGTTGCAGATTTCGACCCTGGGTTGCCGATTTATAGCTTAATAAGCAACACTGATTTCTTCGGTAATATTGATATTTTTATCTTAAAGCTTGATAGTGGAGGCAATTTTTCGTGGGCAAGAAATTTCGAAACTCATGGACTTTCACATTCAATAGCATCTTCAATTGCTGTCGATCATTTGGGGGATATATACTCAACAGGTATAGTTAATGATACAATTGATTTTGATCCCGGACCAGGAGTTTATAATTTGATAAACACTGGAATTTCCTTCTGCTTTATATCAAAATTAGATTCAACAGGAAGTTTTGTTTGGGCTAAAAAAATTGGAGGTCCTGGCTCGAGCTTTGGAACATCAATCGTTGTTGCAGGTCCTGGTAATATTTACTTAACAGGTGGCTTAACCGATACTGTTGACTTTAATCCGCCAACGGGAACTAACCTAACATCTTCATCAAGCGCAAGCACAGCAATATTTACTGCGAGATTTGGACAAGCTTTGGTCGGTATTGGAGAAATTTCTTCTCTACCTAATTTTATTCTTTACCCTAATCCAACATCAGGAAAAATCGAATTTTCTTTGACGAATAAAATAAAACTCCCTGCTCTTCTATCAATATATAATATTCTTGGGGAGAAAATTTTAGAAGTTGAAGTAAACAGTATCCATTCACAAATTAACTTGGACGCTAAGACGGGTATTTATTTTTTGAGAATAGAAAGCAAGGGAGTGCAAATTAACCAAAAAGTTGCAATAGAACGGTAGTATTCTTCAGCATAAAACTATTTTGAGTAATATCATTTCTAAGCACAAGCCAAACATTTTTTCAACAATAAAAATTCTTCTTCTCAAATAGCCGATAGAAATTGTATTTTTTATTTCTCTCCCCTTTTCAAAGGAAAAAGAGAAGTACTTTATTCCCGAATAAATTTTTTATGGTGGATTGTTCCTTTGGCATCTTTTGCTGAAACAATATACACTCCGGGAGAAAATTTGATTACATCTATTTTTACCACTGATTTTGCCTGAGCTCTTGGATTGCTTTCCATTATACACTTTCCCATCACATCGTAAATTGACAAATCAGTAATTATGCTACTGTTATTAAATTGAATTTGGATACTGTTGTTGCTTGGGTTTGGAAATAGAAGCAAGTTATTGGTTTGAGTTGACTGTTCTGTAATGCCCGGAAATATTGGCAAGCAGGATGGGGCGTTGTTATTATCGAACCATGATTTTACCTTTTGCACATCATTCACTGCCATGTTGTAATAAGCCGGAGAGTTAAATGTAAGAGTTGTGTCGCGCGAAAAAACCAAGGCAAAATCATAGTCGAAAGAGCTCCCTGCTGGAAATAAAAATGGACCAGAGCTAGCATTTACTCTCTCGTACTCCCATAAGTATGGTGAGGACCAGCCTTGCGGATTTGATGGAAAGTCGGGATACATAAATTTTGTTGGGTTTCCAGTAAAATAACCTGTGCCTCCATAGGTTAAAGGTGAACCATTTCTCCATTTGGCTTGCATAAGCAAATAACTTTGAATATCATTTTCAGGACTGCAATTTTGGAAAGGGCCTTTATGATGAATCATAGAATTTGTCAATAAATTTCTTTCACCAATTTCATCTAAAACGCCATCATTGTCATTGTCAATCGAATCATTGAGATAAGCGAGTGGTCCATTTAAAATAACATTGCTTACCACAGGTGGATACAAACCGTAATGATTATTATTATTTCCATCATCTACTGAATCAAAGTTACAAGCATACACAAAATTGTTTTGAGCATTAGTACCAATTATATCATCTACAGGATTCCCTATTTCCAAATCTGACCAGCTTGAAATGTAGGTTGAGTCGTAGTTAAATTTGCTCCGATTAAAAATTTGATAACTGTAAAATGTGGTATAATTTATTATAGAGTCTCTGTTTTGTAAATTCGAACAGGCGAAGGAATAAGCAGCAGCATGTACTTCAATTTTCAAGGGTATTCCAAATGAAGAGGAATGATAATCTAAATTATCATTGAAAATCCAATACGCCATTTGATCTCCTTTAATTTTAGGATAATCTCCATCATTCAAAGGGTTGTAATTACCATCGTGATTAACGTCAACAAACGGAGCCATATTGCGTGTGTAATTTCCTGATCCTCTAGCGGGCCAGTTGAGAATATCCTCGGTGGGAACAAAAGTACCTGCCTGAACATCTCCATTTTGAAATTTATACTTGAATTGTTCAATATCAAACTTGCTTACGAGCCAAAGTCTATCATATTTCAGGGCAGTTGCTGTATCGCTTTCTCCTGTTAATGTATCCAAAGGTCCGGGCCAAAAATCAATGCCAAAATAATTATTGCCATAGGTTTGAGCCGCAAGGTGTAATATTTGACTTGAGTCTTTTCCTCCTATCCACAAACTATTAGCTAGCATAGCTAATTTATGGCTGCCTTTAGGTACTTCGTAATAATTGCTATCCTGAATATAAAATTGCGTTGAACGATTTGAAATGCCTGCTTTTACTTGGTTAACATCTAGGTAGCGGCTATTGGCATAACAAGAAGAATTGAGCCAATAATTATAAAAGGGATTAACAAGGGTATCGTTGAAAAAAGCAAAATTTTTAGCCATTGATTTGAGGATTATTTTATTTCTCTTTTTACTAAAGAAAAACTGTAGCGTATAATAAGAGCAAGAGTTGTTGTAATTGGAATAAAATTTTTGTTTGCCATTGACTATTTCACAGAAGCCTTGTTTGGTAGAAATTAACAATCCATCGTTTGGTCCTTTTGCTAAATTGTTTGAAAAAAGTGTGATTTGTGCCGGTGTGTAAAATATCTCTCCGATGCTTTTAATGCTATTGTTTTGCATTCTGAAAATTTCTTGAGCACTAATCCATAAATAATTATCAGCAAAGCATACTGCAGAAATAACCTGATTGTTAAATGCACTAACACTACTAAAATTTACACCATCGAAATTCAACAAACCCTTTGTGATGCCAATCCAAAGGTTTCCAAGATTGTCACATTCGAGTGATAAAATTGTGTCGCATTGAAGTGTTGAATTGTTAACTGTGTAGTTGATAATTGTTCCACCATTGTATATAGAAAGCCCAGCACTACTTCCCAAATAAGCGACGTTGTTTTTAACTTTTAAACAGGTTAATTTATTGCTTGCAATTCCTGAATTACTTGTATTGAAATTTACCCAAGTATTGCCGTTAAAAACAGAAAGTCCACTATCACTTGTTGCAATGAAATAAGTATTCGTTGCGCTATCTACCGCAACAGCTGTTATATTATTGGATGCAATTCCTGAATTATTTGTTGTAAAGGTTGAATAATTAATGCCATCGAAAGTAATTAGCCCTGCACCAACACTGCAAATAAGAATATTTCCGGATGTATCCTCTGAGATTTGGCTATTGATTGAAGTATTGGCCCCAACGGGAAAAATTGAATTGGGAATTGTGAAGCAGGTAATCCCATTCTGCGCAAAAGCAAAAACAGAAATTAGCATGAAGGCAAGAAAGAAACTTACTATTTTCATCAAACTTAGATAGTTCAACGAATGTACTAATCTTTATTTCAACTTTTAAAAATCTGTTTCGCGAATAGCAGAAAGGTAAAGATCGTATTGAAGTGTGTTGCGTTAAGGATTGTAACGTAAATCCTTTTCATCCTTTTTCAGGATGAAAAGATTGCAGTGTAAAGCCTGACCCCCGATTTTTCATCGGGGGGAACGCCCAAAAAACATGTGGTAGAATATTTTTTCAACAAAGGTTGGGGAGTATATCAAATTGCCAAATGGAATTGTACTTTTGATTCATCAAGAAATTTTAGGTGAGTAAAACAGCGACTAAGAAAAAAGACGACATTGCGGAAACCCCGTTAATGAAGCAGTACAACAGCATTAAGGCGAAATATCCGGATGCATTGTTGCTGTTTCGTGTGGGCGATTTTTATGAAACTTTTAGCGAAGATGCCATAAAAACTGCGCAAATTTTGGGCATAGTACTTACCAGAAGAGCCAATGGTGCTGCCGCTTACATTGAATTGGCAGGTTTTCCGCATCATGCACTTGATACTTATTTACCAAAGTTGGTGCGTGCAGGCCACCGGGTTGCTATTTGCGATCAATTAGAAGATCCGAAACTTACTAAAACCATTGTAAAGCGCGGTGTTACCGAGTTGGTTACTCCGGGTGTGAGTTATAATGAAAAGACTATAGACCATCGCAATAATAATTTTTTGGCGGCTTTGCATTTGGTAGAAGATCCGCAAGAAGTTAAAAATACCGTATTGGGTGTATCTTTTTTAGATGTAAGTACCGGAGAGTTTATGGTGGCTCAAGGTAATTTTGATTATGTAGATAAACTCATACAAAGTTTCCGCCCGAGCGAAATTTTATATCCCAAAAAATTTAGAAAGTTTTTTAGCACACACTACAGTGACGGCTTTTACAGCTATGCCTTGGAAGAGTGGATTTTTGCAACTGACTATGCAAATGAGCTACTGCTGAAGCATTTTGGCACTGTATCGTTAAAGGGATTTGGAATTGAAAGTATCCCGGAAGCTGTTATTGCTGCCGGTGCTGCCTTGCATTACCTTGCCGATACACAACACGACAAGGTAAAACACATAACCACAGTATCGCGCATTGAAGAGGAAAAATACGTTTGGTTGGATCGATTTACCATTCGCAATTTAGAATTGTTTTCGTCGGCCAACGACCATGCAAAAACATTGATTGACATATTGGATAAAAGTATTTCTCCCATGGGTTCGCGCATGCTACGCAGGTGGATGTCGTTGCCTTTAAAAGACAAGCAACCTATTGAAGAGCGCTTGGAGGTTGTGTCGTACTTTTTAAACAATGTTGAATTGGCCGATAAAATAAAAGAGGAAATTCGGTTAATTGGCGATTTGGAGCGACTTACGTCGAAGGTTGCTGTTGGTAGAATTACTCCTCGTGAATTGGTGCAATTACTGCGCGCATTAAAAGCCATCGCTCCTATTAAAGCAATTGGTTCCGGAGCAGCAAATGAAACCTTAAATAAAATTTCTGAGCAGCTAAATCCATGTTTACTTATTGCCGAGCGTATTGAAAAAGAAATTCAAGCTGATCCTCCCCTATTGATTGCCAAAGGAAATGTAATTGCAAACGGTGTAGATGCAGAGTTAGATGAGTTGCGCAAAATTGCCTTTTCGGGAAAAGATTACCTGTTGCAAATACAACAAAAAGAAAGTGAACGCACCGGAATTAGCTCGTTGAAAGTTGCTTATAACAATGTGTTTGGATACTACCTAGAAGTTACCAATGTACACAAAGACAAGGTTCCTGTTGAATGGATACGAAAACAAACCTTGGTGAATGCTGAGCGCTACATTACTCCCGAGCTGAAAGAATACGAAGAAAAAATTTTAGGGGCAGAGGAAAAAATTCT containing:
- a CDS encoding alkaline phosphatase family protein → MKKTLPRLFVFMLLSACLMCFTSTASQSRKVLIIGIDGCRSDALQQASTPYLDSLISTSLYTYDSWHCGITISGPSWSSIMTGTWWNKHGVKANSYANSSFNSYPYFTKRAKEIKPNLRCVQISEWEALNNFVYNDGMDAKIQTANGGDSTTAEALRQLADTNLDCLFAYYEAVDREGHSSTFNPGNAQYLTAIEYADAQVGILLNALKMRSNYAGEDWLILVVTDHGGTGFVHGGNSWAERHIWFIASGNSVTPQQISASDPGTYNFLATGIFNSTGVNKNLMKQSPVHTDVAVTALHHLIYDSGIQPETYTAWKLDGKSWLTNTISVNSIADNNSFLVYPNPSHGIFTVKLLNTNSSKQKLFVHDLLGREIMQNNIPSGTSSFTVDLSNFSPGTYFLKLVNGSKTIVKKIELIQ
- a CDS encoding T9SS type A sorting domain-containing protein, which encodes MKKILLLLSLIANNVSSQNLQETENIQHSSGWVNTLRKTFQAPFGNPNSLKDSVVSNYDTNCNLTRRSFYRRNSNNTLILISDYTYANYDTSGNFFQFIIQTFNNTTGASLSKFKTSYSYHQSNLLADTTFQEVSGTWNPAIAYQHFYTSSRPDSSYEFSYDTITTNWTISSKTYFTFVDTQNRPLKTIRYFLSGGTSYMLQRIDTMAYLNSTSNLLSYEKSIQYANNLPYTANTKVSSYDSYANLTLSKTFLWNAPQTFETLIDSSLNYYLNPALKLVADSSYSYTFDISTGAFQLLLRGKNTFDANSNYINFNYEYASSPNGPFTPFVNIEYEWTACVPTLLPKLTRAPLLNFYPNPSNGKIILEGVVSYYEVYSVVGQLITSSTVSADQKIIEFTNLKSGVYFLRLGDGKNMQTKKLLIE
- a CDS encoding DNA primase produces the protein MIPKETIDKIFETARVEEVVGDFVSLKRRGVNLLGNCPFHNEKTPSFTVSPAKGIYKCFGCGKGGNSVNFIMEHESLSYPEALKYLAKKYNIEVPEVELSAEQIEHDNERESIFLVTAFAQKYFTEQLHHSPEGVAIGLSYFKERGFREDIIEKFQLGYSHDKWRNFTDAALEAGYKTDYLIRSGLTIRSEKTPSVDIADEQTIHGEKRERLFDRFSGRVLFPVHNISGRVIAFGGRILGSDKKVAKYINSPETEIYHKSNVLYGLYFAKKAILAKDVCFLVEGYTDVISLFQAGIENVVASSGTSLTVEQIRLIHRYTKNITILYDGDTAGIKASFRGIDLILEEGMNVKVLLFPDGEDPDSYSKKVSSAELEEFISKNSLDFIRFKTGLLYEETRHDPIKKAGLIHNIVETISLIPDAISRSVYVKECSRIMDMGEQILLTELNKLRRKKLGAAAEKAGDENFTSSFSEAAIADEEQDIIVEDAIEFQERDIIRLLVNFGNREINFEVVDEEQNTQTVTTTVAERIHFEITNDQLTFENKNYELIFAEVAQHLADEKVPDVNYFTQHHDPLIQQLAIDMVSNKYELSQHWERHHINVQTEEMVLKQSVYSALFSLKNTKVMKLISENQQQLKEFKDLNEESLQALIEQQQALLEAKKHFSLQLGRIILK
- a CDS encoding T9SS type A sorting domain-containing protein — protein: MKKTIYILLFHVLYVHCLMAQTPIYNWANVTEGSFIDNDGNYIALDKTGSIYKTGFFQGTMDFDPGAGVFNLTSSGNEDIFISKLDSNGNFIWARNFGGPGNDHGISIAVGVMNNIYVTGYFEIYSDFDPGPGTFNLTSNGNFDVFILKINASGDFVWAKNMGGSASDKGISIALDSLENSYATGYFVGIADFDPSLTIFNLTSNLSSSFVLKLDSNGILVWAIPTGESTNATSFAIDSNGNSYTAGLFNSLTIDFDPGPGIFSLQNGEGVFISKFDSYGNFVWARGFSSTFALRIRSIATDVQGNIYSTGYFSGVADFDPGLPIYSLISNTDFFGNIDIFILKLDSGGNFSWARNFETHGLSHSIASSIAVDHLGDIYSTGIVNDTIDFDPGPGVYNLINTGISFCFISKLDSTGSFVWAKKIGGPGSSFGTSIVVAGPGNIYLTGGLTDTVDFNPPTGTNLTSSSSASTAIFTARFGQALVGIGEISSLPNFILYPNPTSGKIEFSLTNKIKLPALLSIYNILGEKILEVEVNSIHSQINLDAKTGIYFLRIESKGVQINQKVAIER
- a CDS encoding T9SS type A sorting domain-containing protein encodes the protein MKIVSFFLAFMLISVFAFAQNGITCFTIPNSIFPVGANTSINSQISEDTSGNILICSVGAGLITFDGINYSTFTTNNSGIASNNITAVAVDSATNTYFIATSDSGLSVFNGNTWVNFNTSNSGIASNKLTCLKVKNNVAYLGSSAGLSIYNGGTIINYTVNNSTLQCDTILSLECDNLGNLWIGITKGLLNFDGVNFSSVSAFNNQVISAVCFADNYLWISAQEIFRMQNNSIKSIGEIFYTPAQITLFSNNLAKGPNDGLLISTKQGFCEIVNGKQKFYSNYNNSCSYYTLQFFFSKKRNKIILKSMAKNFAFFNDTLVNPFYNYWLNSSCYANSRYLDVNQVKAGISNRSTQFYIQDSNYYEVPKGSHKLAMLANSLWIGGKDSSQILHLAAQTYGNNYFGIDFWPGPLDTLTGESDTATALKYDRLWLVSKFDIEQFKYKFQNGDVQAGTFVPTEDILNWPARGSGNYTRNMAPFVDVNHDGNYNPLNDGDYPKIKGDQMAYWIFNDNLDYHSSSFGIPLKIEVHAAAYSFACSNLQNRDSIINYTTFYSYQIFNRSKFNYDSTYISSWSDLEIGNPVDDIIGTNAQNNFVYACNFDSVDDGNNNNHYGLYPPVVSNVILNGPLAYLNDSIDNDNDGVLDEIGERNLLTNSMIHHKGPFQNCSPENDIQSYLLMQAKWRNGSPLTYGGTGYFTGNPTKFMYPDFPSNPQGWSSPYLWEYERVNASSGPFLFPAGSSFDYDFALVFSRDTTLTFNSPAYYNMAVNDVQKVKSWFDNNNAPSCLPIFPGITEQSTQTNNLLLFPNPSNNSIQIQFNNSSIITDLSIYDVMGKCIMESNPRAQAKSVVKIDVIKFSPGVYIVSAKDAKGTIHHKKFIRE